The following proteins are encoded in a genomic region of Dermatophagoides farinae isolate YC_2012a chromosome 8, ASM2471394v1, whole genome shotgun sequence:
- the LOC124495394 gene encoding pancreatic triacylglycerol lipase — protein sequence MGNFWSNWFEHQTRPNDDDHLDQPRWFGHLPPPHPIDSIEPTLTLYDRNGTSIEIDHTQRLDDAIDMIRSCDCFNHSYGDQRLIILTHGFRSDKHTEWLHECKNTILDIDSEYSSQQWQVVAILGWGGGADIGLIQYQQAAANCFEVGKWFGNFISRFREEFRNVAIYGIGHSLGAHLMGMAGRINHGNFDRITGLDPAGPGFQDENHDKRLNNNDAIMVDVIHTDGLEIPYFGTLVPLGKIDFYPNYGWDQPSTDERPDAKPMMARNPLNNNKMIKSSNQYGYNVSESHSRAIEFYIWSIRNPGRFRTHYHLERAPDVEKGVHRIRSIQPDIGVEVEMGYHMDTFIINHLRSKCAVNIKRNDDKQSSKELWKTMVNDRKYWGNYYVHTNAQSPWC from the coding sequence ATGGGAAATTTTTGGTCAAATTGGTTCGAACATCAAACTAGACCCAATGATGACGACCATTTGGATCAGCCCAGATGGTTTGGACATTTACCGCCACCACATCCGATAGATTCAATCGAGCCTACATTAACTTTGTATGATCGGAACGGTACTAgcattgaaattgatcataCACAACGTTTGGATGATGCTATCGATATGATTCGTTCATGCGActgtttcaatcattcatacGGTGATCAACGTTTAATTATCTTGACGCATGGATTTCGTAGTGATAAACACACCGAATGGTTACATGAATGTAAAAATACCATACTCGATATTGATAGTGAATACAGTAGCCAACAATGGCAAGTAGTCGCCATATTAGGTTGGGGTGGTGGTGCCGATATAGGACTAATCCAATATCAACAAGCGGCGGCAAATTGTTTCGAGGTAGGAAAATGGTTCGGCAATTTTATAAGCCGATTTCGCGAAGAATTTCGAAATGTTGCCATCTATGGTATTGGACACAGTCTTGGTGCACATCTAATGGGAATGGCTGGCCGTATTAATCATGGGAATTTTGACCGTATCACCGGTCTCGATCCAGCTGGTCCTGGATTTCAAGATGAAAATCATGATAAAcgattaaataataatgatgcaaTCATGGTCGATGTTATACATACGGATGGTTTAGAGATTCCATATTTTGGAACATTAGTCCCATTaggaaaaattgatttttatccaaATTATGGATGGGATCAACCATCAACCGATGAACGACCAGATGCTAAACCAATGATGGCACGTAATCCCttgaacaataacaaaatgatcaaatctaGTAATCAATATGGTTACAATGTGTCTGAATCACATAGTCGTGCAATTGAATTCTACATATGGTCCATACGAAATCCAGGCCGATTTCGTACACATTATCATCTGGAACGGGCACCGGATGTGGAAAAAGGTGTACATAGAATTCGATCTATACAACCGGATATCGGTGTCGAAGTTGAAATGGGCTATCATATGGATACATTTATCATAAATCATTTACGTTCGAAATGCGCTGTAAACATTAAacgtaatgatgataaacaatcatcaaaagaatTATGGAAAACAATGGTAAATGATCGAAAATATTGGGGCAATTATTATGTTCATACGAATGCTCAATCACCTTGGTGTTGA
- the LOC124496171 gene encoding uncharacterized protein LOC124496171, whose translation MSSSPTSGEDKIHLSTLNKQRSSMITMDSHIPSPSSMDSGFESTGSPINSMLQKTQSISVKEQSTLNSLKNIERSDELDVQTLATVIQENNKEYMENLNHIIETFNAKLGLTNTKSNELVDDRTTITDGSDDHEPIYRRSSLTNVMNQPLSSNIKSTTTDRSVNLDRGVSGRRNSTQWPIGTNRSSPFNIGSGHYQKQQLRHSRFSNVNLLSKSAPISDNYFFDEINRDNNGKCKSSFMNEWRLANNSGSFLNPNASHFSPTDNDYQQEIRSSSVHKNDSTGKKISGKVDKGALFVLDEEFFDRKERNSKNFLQMLAETGVDDDGPFGDFDSSYSQLPFMMIPSTAIESMHSPDSGQCLNSNSSFGNIVASSFINDMKQQRSSTTNISDDSSFSFDNVLGKGSISKTKGSKVANNDEQKHMEQQSQLDTNRSLFGNIHGLSSLINQPSVVASGHSSLMVPYSPLSTPSSSSESSSMLLVLQQQRTYNANAIACVNDELEVRARKHREEASRVDQCQSIFSINQFEFKSQRSVTYSVKVFLGGVLWDMTNEDMLEAFRQFGVVAVQRPGKEVRPSRSSRDLSKAGYLYLIFDDSTSVERLISVCKITFDNEGSKFLYPLQSKRSRKTKNVQVIPWDKNDSFHYRPGFPHHDTMATNNAGNMHSMIDESRMVFLGALHGMMNSKSIFEALQEIFGPVDYVILETDRFDYPMGFGRAQFATTSAYQRAINARFVKVLSLRFKKTIQVDPFLADQKCSQCQIENGPVYCFECRHYYCRNCWTMRHNDPGKEWHKILMKKVSTPINVPAAIAASPNSNTNTINTNNTGITSTKSH comes from the exons atgtcatcatcaccgaCTAGTGGTGAAGATAAAATTCATCTATCAACTTTAAACAAACAACGTTCTTCGATGATAACTATGGATAGTCATATTCCTAGTCCATCATCTATGGATTCTGGTTTTGAGTCGACCGGTTCGCCTATCAATTCCATGTTGCAAAAAACACAATCAATATCGGTGAAAGAgcaatcaacattgaatagtttgaaaaatatcgaaCGATCAGACGAATTGGACGTACAAACATTGGCAACCGTTATacaagaaaataataaagaatacatggaaaatttgaatcatattATCGAAACATTTAATGCTAAACTAGGTTTGACTAATACCAAATCGAATGAACTGGTTGATGATCGTACTACAATCACTGATGGCAGTGATGATCATGAACCAATTTATCGACGTTCATCCTTGACAAATGTGATGAACCAGCCTTTAAGCAGCAACAtcaaatcgacaacaacTGATCGGTCAGTCAATCTGGATCGTGGTGTATCTGGACGTAGAAATTCAACACAATGGCCAATCGGAACGAATCGTTCTTCACCGTTTAACATTGGATCTGGTCattatcaaaaacaacagctaCGACATTCtcgattttcaaatgttaatCTATTATCAAAATCAGCTCCAATATCAGACAATTATTTCTTTGATGAAATAAACCgcgataataatggtaaatgcaaatcatcattcatgaaCGAATGGAGATTAGCCAATAATTCGGGTTCATTTCTTAATCCGAATGCTAGCCATTTTTCACCTAcagataatgattatcaacaaGAGATTCGTTCGTCATCCGTGCACAAGAATGATTCAACTGGTAAGAAAATATCCGGCAAAGTAGACAAAGGAGCGTTGTTCGTATtggatgaagaattttttgatcGCAAAGAACGAAActcgaaaaattttctccaaATGCTGGCTGAAACAggagttgatgatgatggtccattcggtgattttgattcatcgTATAGTCAGTTaccattcatgatgatacCGAGTACGGCTATTGAAAGTATGCATTCACCCGATTCGGGTCAATGTTTGAATTCGAATTCATCGTTTGGTAATATTGTTGCTTCGTCATTCATTAACGACATGAAACAGCAACGGTCATCGACAACTAATATCTCTGATG aTTCATCATTCTCTTTCGATAATGTGTTGGGTAAAGGTTCGATTAGTAAAACTAAAGGAAGTAAAGTtgccaataatgatgagcAGAAGCATATGGAACAACAATCGCAATTGGACACTAATCGATCACTTTTCGGTAATATACATGGGCTGAGCAGTTTGATCAATCAGCCTTCTGTTGTGGCAAGTGGCCATTCAAGCTTAATGGTTCCCTATTCACCATTATCAACTCCTTCATCTTCCAGTGAATCAAGTTCAATGTTGTTAGTTTTACAACAGCAACGTACTTATAATGCTAATGCCATTGCTtgtgtaaatgatgaattggaaGTTCGAGCTCGCAAACATCGAGAAGAGGCTAGCCGTGTTGATCAATGTCAATCGATATTTTCCATTAACCAATTTGAGTTCAAATCACAACGTTCTGTCACATATTCGGTCAAAGTATTTCTGGGTGGTGTATTATGGGATATGACCAATGAAGATATGTTGGAAGCATTTCGTCAATTTGGTGTTGTGGCCGTACAACGACCTGGTAAAGAAGTTCGGCCAAGCCGCTCAAGCCGAGATCTAAGCAAAGCTGGCTATTTGTATCtcatatttgatgattcaacatCGGTTGAACGTTTGATCAGTGTATGCAAAATAACATTCGATAATGAAGGCTCAAAATTCCTTTATCCGCTACAATCAAAACGTTCAAGAAAAACCAAGAATGTTCAGGTGATACCATGGgacaaaaatgattcattccATTATCGTCCTGGATTTCCTCATCACGATACAATGGCCACCAACAATGCTGGAAACATGCATTCGATGATTGACGAAAGTCGAATGGTATTTTTGGGAGCTTTACACGGAATGATGAATTCTAAATCCATATTCGAAGCTTTACAAGAAATATTCGGTCCAGTTGACTATGTCATACTTGAAACTGATCGTTTTGATTATCCAATGGGTTTCGGTAGGGCTCAATTTGCTACGACATCTGCCTATCAACGAGCTATTAATGCACGTTTTGTCAAGGTGTTGTCATTACGTTTTAAGAAAACG ATTCAAGTTGATCCATTTCTTGCAGATCAAAAATGTTCGCAATGCCAGATTGAAAATGGTCCTGTCTATTGTTTTGAATGtcgccattattattgccgCAATTGTTGGACTATGAGACATAATGATCCTGGCAAAGAATGGCATaagatattgatgaaaaaggTTTCGACACCCATTAATGTTCCAGCTGCTATAGCTGCTTCTCCCAATAGCAACACTAATACCATCAATACCAACAATACCGGCATTACATCAACGAAATCCCATTGA
- the LOC124496306 gene encoding uncharacterized protein LOC124496306: MSSTNPAFVHHHDHHSSNFIVYHHPNIITTIQPHNSSPIIHAHHYNPKNSAIMLLSNSNEENTISISELSSPDYSDSGTYHPRQWAEHAHSIRLSSSPDRTGAHSPSDLASSPIRSSPILFSPPPPKQSTFQQKQSSSISVDRSFLNEKSDIQCENRQRSDNMYVTPMKKSISSDSTTPQTQNLKRGRPRNEDISNLILSGSNSLSSIKCDICHRVFPREKSLQAHLRTHTGERPYRCDYVGCGRAFAQSGQLRTHQRLHTGEKPFICRQRDCHNRFTHPNRRCSLHPSAGVRRIIPVQPVIGFGGNKSTKKASVIKNINDDNNQSIMASTNNINNDDNNNNRLDKSIELAPLSQPISFTLSSSSNVLQQQPVVVARKTVINHTGRANISRKLDAELSAVAVANFNAAATITPTIAAPTPPPPPPQSDICNDENNPELLGALALMELANGILKKSTNTENIHPKFDSENQIKHDDAYLKRTKRILQSIQLN, translated from the coding sequence atgtcatcaacaaatccagcattcgttcatcatcatgatcatcattcatcgaattttatcgtttatcatcatccaaatatAATTACGACAATTCAACCACATAATTCATCACCAATAATTCATGCTCATCATTATAACCCGAAAAATTCTGCGATAATGTTATTATCCAAttcgaatgaagaaaatacaatttcaatatctgaattatcatcacccgATTATTCGGATTCTGGTACATATCATCCCAGACAATGGGCTGAACATGCTCATTCTAttcgtttatcatcatcacccgATCGTACTGGTGCTCATTCGCCATCAGATCTGGCATCATCACCGATACGATCATcaccaattttattttcaccacCACCTCCAAAACAATCCacttttcaacaaaaacaatcttCATCCATTTCTGTTGATCGTTcctttttgaatgaaaaatcggATATTCAATGCGAAAATAGACAGCGATCAGACAATATGTATGTTacaccaatgaaaaaatccatatCATCAGATTCAACAACACCACAAACACAGAATTTAAAACGTGGTCGTCCCCGTAATGAGGATATTTCCAACCTTATTCTATCTGGATCAAATTCACTATCATCGATTAAATGCGATATATGTCATCGTGTATTtccaagagaaaaaagtcTACAAGCACATCTTCGTACACACACAGGCGAAAGGCCATATCGTTGTGATTATGTTGGCTGTGGCCGAGCATTCGCACAATCCGGTCAGCTACGTACCCATCAACGTTTACATACGGGAGAAAAACCATTCATATGTCGACAACGTGATTGTCATAATCGTTTCACTCATCCTAATCGCCGATGTTCATTACATCCATCGGCTGGTGTTCGACGTATCATACCTGTTCAACCGGTTATTGGTTTTGGTGGGAATAAATCGACAAAAAAGGCTTCTGTTATCAAGAATATTAACGATgataacaatcaatcaataatggcTTCCACAAACAATATTAACAATGacgataataacaacaacaggttGGACAAGTCCATAGAATTGGCGCCATTATCACAACCGATTTCTtttacattatcatcatcatcgaatgtattacaacaacaaccagttGTTGTGGCACGAAAAACTGTTATCAATCATACTGGACGAGCAAATATTTCAAGAAAATTAGACGCTGAATTAAgcgctgttgctgttgctaaTTTTAATGCTGCGGCAACTATAACACCGACAATTGCCGCACCAacgccgccaccaccaccaccacaatcgGATATCtgcaatgatgaaaacaatccCGAATTATTGGGAGCATTAGCGTTGATGGAATTGGCTAatggaattttgaaaaaatctaCCAACactgaaaatattcatcctAAATTCGATTCTGAGAATCAAATTAAACACGATGATGCTTATTTGAAACGGACGAAAAGAATTCTACAAAgtattcaattaaattaa
- the LOC124495393 gene encoding complement C4 — protein sequence MNSRTVGIVLFGLCQCFFLIFHVRCQIILAQSQLNLDGHDRFLLLLNSTTTVPFIWVKLSLSFSKNFNHIVHENEIRSEKPIDEWTLPYVYRPQASNKIKSSGPFGFQLRFDSIYMKLVFQQPKHVEVIKEFQIAKNWGLGFFQTDKPIYRHSELVRFRLLRFSETTLTPKNDNCQLTIKNQQNIKMEMANLTCTAPDYFAQYSYKLPTLASNGQWKADVECSEHKFNDRLTFEVRDYVASRFRIDIDTPRVHLCSSPDEPFIIKLKATYTYGKPVNGYAHFKISIKSPFKNRGGFEQKSQVACLDQTSGTLRQSIKLASNFCEYQPLPQRLVIEAIVTDLATNQKDIATSDQTILANFPYLIWTRFTSLVYRPQLANYLAFELTDHDNNPISNVPIQIQMTDSNDHNIRPYVITGDGNDGNHNVIRTDSNGLVIFTFKLDKFVGLLQVRISSQDPKYRQEQQTIKQLSLFPFDYVDQNKEDHRQPVILISNKKQMWYTAGQHYRSSIVHNGPIDVDRIYLIIMRHKSIIQFSRIASSSLAIDIRLTNQMTPSIRLLVLAFTRSTLHHESRLVADFYRILVRQNDCGVKVKLNDNNLEPGQNVTLTFNGHLGDVVALAAIDESIEILASKNISSSSLKRDKSLQSIYRRFIPDFDLTTSKPYYASADSISLIENFGLRILTPLAQSSTARNGRNRRSVQLECNRFDKHPCCQLARSKFRTWMSCDQKVAILKNQLNQAAATNTDCIQAFSACCECSKDEQMFQKFFSPTQTFFPTFYETRTIPISPMALFNDYDDDDQNQAIRRHDFRDSWLFNVWPINQSSQTISMTVPHSITSWIISSVSISNQDGFCVESPNQRLTVYKPFFIQVSMPATIVQFEKTEISATIYNYHNKSLSTIVHFYHVDGLCSDAYRSLDKAHQEVMIRANGSETLIFPIIAIRIGQFRLRIRAKSGNWMDYVEKDLIVLPPGETMEYSHSSYLDPTNRSKRNEPSKRDINEMTEMIDEIYPERQYQKINISFHPGNNDNIVPETIHHRLSLIGRRFEPQLKSPEELSHLIRRRKSCGEQTAFFMAFNLHTLHYLQETGRLNRTLRKRGVRLLKRSLADLISYRKPMDGSFAAFINRESSVWLTAFVANLLCQSEQFLGGEFDANLLSKSLNWIMRQQSISGSWSESTHIHHRHADGGSNSDDDTLTAFILISLHKCDSFMKMNNFSDTIQTNWSIDYAKANREGSQYLLDKISLTDHSYKIAIILYSLLLSPPSLSSPNIDGNQWMKRLLLHPDRHQDGKLNHMYYDTGPLSVETSAYALLALGCLYEGYIEERHMLANWLSVRPLYGPVEKTQDTLLTLIALSDYYRSLWFLLSFENENSIYYQLQANISFGHRSSGHRERRSIQFRSDSIDRLHTIDMDGQYVDHIEIETMGNGVGRFELLTIYNVYDPTRVESECHYELNVQLFEYDVYHHHEKKDESDFTDSSFFSDELQQSLQIEQLPKSLQHMQFEKMKNICQSKLPPKTIKNDHDGKSGARIKKWQCEQNFQNSPLPTILGPIENPIIKIIRVCTVRRHSDSHVIINDKMAILELSILSGYRVIEEDLAALINGSTTIHWYEVAGSKVTFYLRQVPETYRLCLCFRIYQQNPVEYIQSALVKIYNYGQQGSDCQQMYTDTNIKRFLNYTCNDNYCQCLIENRCTRFDLFQRIEHEYYENSLRGFEMFKTIACTYRFVLKATVRFQHSLNTSNGNTSLTLTIVDDSLQIIRKPDGYKPELLSGLLLRFEDPCHHLSIDSRILQLANWPTLIRFKAWIMFNDIIFIQSSSPSSLVRMDGQTLWHMIDIDEYWRMSDDLIAMLDNEGQLQCH from the exons ATGAATAGCCGTACGGTTGGAATCGTGTTATTTGGCCtatgtcaatgtttttttcttatttttcatGTTCG ATGCCAAATAATATTGGCCCAAAGCCAATTGAATCTGGATGGCCATGATCGATTcctgttattattaaattcgACAACCACCGTGCCTTTCATATGGGTTAAATTGAGTTTAtcgttttcaaaaaatttcaatcacattgtccatgaaaatgaaattcgttCAGAAA AACCAATCGATGAATGGACATTACCATACGTATATCGGCCACAagcatcaaacaaaattaaatcgTCAGGTCCATTTGGATTTCAATTacgatttgattcgatataCATGAAACTAGTGTTTCAACAACCGAAACATGTCGAAGTTATTAAAGAATTCCAAATCGCTAAAAATTGGGGCCTTGGCTTCTTTCAAACCGATAAGCCAATTTATCGACATTCTGAATTGGTCAGATTTCGTTTGCTTCGCTTTAGTGAAACGACATTAACAcctaaaaatgataattgccAATTGACCATTAAG aatcaacaaaacattaaaatggaaatggCTAATCTAACCTGTACAGCACCGGACTATTTTGCACAATATTCATACAAATTGCCAACACTTGCAAGTAATGGTCAATGGAAAGCTGATGTTGAATGCTCTGAGCATAAATTTAATGATCGTTTAACATTTGAGGTACGTGATTATGTTGCATCTAGATTTCGAATCGACATCGATACGCCTCGCGTACATTTATGTTCATCACCAGACGAACCGTTCATCATAAAATTAAAGGCAACATATACTTATGGTAAGCCAGTTAATGGATATGCTCACTTCAAGATATCGATCAAATCACCATTTAAGAATCGAGGTGGTTTTGAGCAAAAAAGTCAGGTGGCATGTTTGGATCAAACATCTGGCACGTTACggcaatcaataaaattagcATCAAATTTTTGCGAATATCAACCATTGCCACAACGGTTGGTGATAGAAGCAATCGTTACCGATTTGGCAACCAATCAAAAGGACATTGCAACAAGTGATCAAACGATTTTGGCCAATTTTCCATATCTTATCTGGACACGTTTCACAAGTCTAGTATATCGACCACAGTTAGCCAACTATCTGGCC TTTGAATTGACCGATCATGACAATAATCCAATATCTAATGTACCGATACAAATTCAGATGACCGATTCGAATGATCATAATATTCGGCCATACGTTATAACCggtgatggtaatgatggtAATCACAATGTCATTCGAACCGATTCAAATGGATTGGTCATATTTACCTTTAAACTGGACAAGTTTGTCGGCCTTTTACAGGTTCGCATAAGTAGTCAAGATCCAAAATATAgacaagaacaacaaacaatcaaacaattgtcgctttttccatttgattatGTGGACCAGAACAAAGAAGATCACCGGCAACCGGTTATTCTCATATCGAATAAGAAACAAATGTGGTATACAGCCGGTCAACATTATCGATCCTCAATCGTTCATAATGGTCCCATTGATGTTGATCgaatttatttgatcatcatgagaCATAAatccatcattcaatttagcCGTATTGCTTCATCATCGCTAGCCATCGATATTCGATTGACCAATCAAATGACGCCATCAATTCGATTGCTCGTCTTGGCATTCACTAGATCCACTCTTCATCATGAAAGTCGCTTAGTAGCAGATTTCTATCGAATACTTGTACGACAAAATGATTGTGGTGTAAAGGTTAAACTCAACGATAACAACCTTGAGCCTGGTCAGAATGTGACTCTTACATTTAATGGCCATTTAGGCGATGTTGTAGCTTTGGCTGCTATCGATGAATCTATAGAGATTTTGGCCTCGAAGAATatatcttcatcttcattgaaACGAGACAAATCTTTACAGAGCATTTACAGACGATTCATACCAGATTTTGACCTGACCACATCAAAACCATATTATGCATCGGCTGATTCGATTTCATTGATCGAAAATTTCGGTTTGCGAATCCTTACACCATTGGCACAATCATCGACAGCACGTAATGGCCGAAATCGACGTTCTGTTCAATTAGAATGTAATCGGTTTGATAAACATCCATGCTGTCAACTTGCCCGTAGTAAATTCCGAACATGGATGTCATGTGACCAAAAAGTGGCCATACTCAAGAATCAATTAAATCAGGCTGCTGCTACTAATACTGACTGTATACAGGCTTTTTCCGCCTGCTGTGAATGTTCAAAAGATGAGCAAATGTTTCAGAAATTCTTTTCGCCCacacaaactttttttccaactttCTATG AAACGCGAACTATTCCTATTTCTCCTATGGCActattcaatgattatgatgatgatgatcaaaaccAAGCAATTAGACGTCATGATTTTCGTGATTCTTGGCTATTTAATGTATGGCCAATAAACCAAAG CTCGCAAACAATATCAATGACTGTTCCACATTCTATTACTTCATGGATCATATCGTCCGTATCCATTTCGAATCAAGATGGTTTTTGTGTTGAATCACCTAATCAACGATTAACCGTATATAAACCATTTTTCATACAAGTTTCAATGCCAGCaacaattgttcaatttgaaaaaacagaaatatcTGCCACTATTTACAATTACCACAATAAATCATTAAGTACAATTGTCCATTTTTATCATGTGGATGGTCTTTGTTCTGATGCATATAGATCGTTGGACAAAGCACATCAAGAAGTGATGATAAGGGCCAATGGAAGTGAGACATTGATTTTTCCCATAATTGCCATTCGTATTGGTCAATTTCGTCTTCGAATACGGGCCAAATCGGGCAATTGGATGGATTATGTGGAGAAAGATTTAATCGTATTACCACCCGGTGAAACAATGGAATATTCTCATTCAAGTTATTTAGATCCAACCAATCGATCGAAACGTAATGAACCATCAAAACGAGATATTAATGAAATGACTGAAATGATCGATGAGATATATCCAGAACGacaatatcaaaaaattaaCATATCATTTCATCCtggtaataatgataacattgTTCCCGAAACGATTCATCACCGATTGTCGTTGATTGGACGTCGATTTGAACCGCAACTAAAATCTCCAGAAGAACTTTCTCATTTAATACGAAGACGAAAAAGTTGTGGTGAACAAACGGCATTTTTTATGGCATTCAATTTGCATACGTTGCATTATCTACAAGAAACCGGTCGATTGAATCGAACATTACGTAAACGTGGCGTTCGACTTCTGAAACGATCATTGGCCGATCTCATTAGCTATAGAAAACCAATGGATGGATCATTTGCGGCATTCATTAATCGAGAATCATCTGTTTGGCTTACTGCATTCGTAGCCAATTTGCTTTGTCAATCAGAACAATTTCTTGGTGGTGAATTTGATGCCAATTTGCTATCCAAATCGTTGAATTGGATCATGagacaacaatcaatttcaGGTAGTTGGTCCGAATCGAcacatattcatcatcgtcatgcTGATGGTGGCAGTAATAGTGATGACGATACGCTCACCGCATTCATATTGATTTCCTTACATAAAtgtgattcattcatgaaaatgaataattttagcGACACAATACAGACTAATTGGTCTATAGATTATGCAAAGGCCAATCGAGAAGGCTCTCAGTATCTGTTGGATAAAATTTCTCTAACCGATCATTCATACAAAATAGCCATCATTTTGTATTCGTTACtattatcaccaccatcattgtcatcaccGAATATTGATGGCAACCAATGGATGAAGCGTTTATTACTACATCCTGATCGTCATCAAGATGGAAAACTTAATCACATGTATTACGATACAGGACCATTGTCTGTTGAAACCAGTGCCTATGCTCTATTGGCTTTAGGATGTTTGTACGAAGGTTACATTGAAGAACGTCACATGTTGGCTAATTGGCTTTCGGTCCGTCCATTATATGGTCCGGTCGAGAAAACACAAGATACATTGCTTACATTGATAGCTTTGtctgattattatcgttCATTGTGgtttttgttatcatttgaaaacgaaaatagtATTTACTATCAACTACAGGCAAATATTTCGTTTGGTCATCGATCATCCGGTCATCGTGAACGACGTTCAATCCAATTCCGGTCAgattcaattgatcgattgcaTACGATAGATATGGATGGTCAATATGTAGATCATATCGAAATAGAAACCATGGGTAATGGTGTTGGCCGATTCGAATTGCTAACCATTTATAATGTTTATGACCCAACACGTGTGGAATCGGAATGTCATTATGAACTGAATGTACAACTATTCGAATAcgatgtttatcatcatcatgaaaaaaaagatgaaagcGATTTCACTGATTCATCCTTTTTCAGTGATGAATTGCAACAATCACTGCAAATCGAACAGCTACCTAAATCATTACAACATAtgcaatttgaaaaaatgaaaaatatttgtcaGTCTAAATTGCCTccaaaaacaattaaaaatgatcacGATGGCAAAAGTGGTGCTCGTATAAAAAAGTGGCAATGTGAacagaattttcaaaattctcCATTACCAACAATACTTGGTCCGATTGAGAATccgatcatcaaaataatacgTGTTTGTACCGTGAGAAGGCACTCTGATTCTCATGTgatcattaatgataaaatggcCATTCTTGAGTTGAGCATTCTGAGTGGCTATCGGGTAATTGAAGAAGATCTTGCCGCATTAATAAATGGTTCCACAACGATTCATTGGTATGAAGTGGCCGGATCTAAAGTTACATTCTATTTACGGCAAGTGCCTGAAACCTATAGATTATGTCTTTGTTTCCGAATCTATCAACAGAATCCTGTCGAATACATTCAATCGGCTTTGGTTAAGATCTATAATTATGGTCAACAAG GATCGGATTGTCAACAAATGTATACGGATACTAATATCAAACGATTTCTTAACTATACctgtaatgataattattgtcaatgtttgattgaaaatcgtTGTACACGTTTTGATCTATTCCAACGTATTGAACATGAATACtatgaaaattcattacgTGGTTTTGAGATGTTCAAAACGATTGCTTGTACATATCGATTTGTATTAAAAGCTACCGTACGATTTCAGCACTCATTGAATACTAGCAATGGCAATACAAGTCTTACATTGaccattgttgatgattcattaCAAATCATACGAAAACCGGATGGATATAAACCCGAATTATTATCCGGTTTACTATTACGTTTTGAGGATCCATGTCATCATCTTTCTATTGATAGCCGAATCCTTCAACTAGCTAATTGGCCAACTTTAATACGATTTAAAGCTTGGATCATGTTTAAtgatataatttttattcaatcctcatctccatcatcattagtacGAATGGATGGCCAGACATTGTGGCATATGATTGACATTGACGAATATTGGCGAATGTCTGATGATCTAATCGCAATGCTTGACAATGAAGGCCAATTACAATGCCATTGA